ATGTTTACGCAGCATGTGACAACTCTGCGCAGATTCTGGAAATAGTACAACCCTGGTATTATTTCCCAAACACTCATTGAGGTTAAAACACCCCTGGTATTTTAACCACTGCCAAAAGACAACATGCAAACATTTGGTGGGAtagaaaaattaaaaaaaggaaagataGACCATTAAATAACCAAATCCCACCTGCCactgcactacatttgactgggtaaATAGAACATGTTTTGGTCATATGGACCGATGTACTAAGACTTGAGCATTAGGACCAGGAGTCAAGAACTAGAATATAGACTTTGGCCATAGTAACTTGTGACTCAGCTCGGACTCGAGCAAAGGGGATTTGGGACACTTCTACATCTCTGGATACACCACttagtggtatattggcaaGAAACCACAAATGCATGCCTCATtataagtataaaaaaaaaacagtaaccaacagaataacaaaagaaaaaaagttatgTGATATGTTTCATATGATCTATTACAACTTTGACCATCAGCATTTTAAATTCTAACTACACAGGTTATAATCCATTTACACTCTGAAAATCTTTGTTTTTGTccaaatttgtttttttacccaAAATTCCAATGAAGTCCAATCCAAATGCGCAATTTTCAGATTAATGTTTGAAGTGTTGACTTCTTCCATTGTGGAAATAAAGACATAACATTTAATAACTGCAAGTGTTCATATAAGCATGCATTTTTCCTATCCCAATTAATCTTAATCAGGTACAGGTGAAATTATCAGCGATACCTGTACATTAGTAAAAAGGCCAATGGCGACCCATAACATCTGTGCACTGACACGTTGGCATGGCTCAACTTCTATTGGCTGACCACAGAATCTGTCAAATGtatggacaaaataacatgacCTGATAAGAACTGCCATTCGAATACAGCCTGTAGAAACTTCCaaaagcaaaaatatttcaTGCAAGCCTTTACAAAAACTGAGATCAGGCATAACATGGCATGTCGCCTGCACTATATTCTTTGAAAGAAAAAGTTTAAGGAGCAGCCAGGAGGCCCGCTGACATTGGCAGTTGGATGTGATAAACGAGGCTACGTAATGGAATAGGTTGTACTTACCTGTCAGTGATAGTGGACTGTGTGTCGCTCATTGGGCTTCCGTTTCTAGATTTGCTGTGATTTATATCCAATTAGCAttttccaaataataataagataGTCTCTTTGAAAAGAAGCCTTCCTAACATCCGTTTATGTTGATGAGAAGCTTTAAAGTGATGACATAAAAAATCAACAACATTGAGCGCTGAATATCAAAAGCACAATACTATGAAAATGAGCAGGCAGCAGACTCCAGGTGAAAACAATGTTGGTTACGTCCTAATACTGAAAGAAACGACGGAATTCAATAGTTGTGCGATCctttgcaataaaatgtaattcaaacgAGCAGCCAATATGCCACTGATGACAAAGCAACGTTAGCTGCTACTGTAGCATTCTGTAGCAATTTCTTGAGTCTGATAAATTAGGACCTCAACTCACACCTCGTTTTACGTCGAGAAGCTCTCCACCTTTTCGCAGTAGACACCAATGTCAGGGTCGTTCCTAAAAACATCTGTTCCCATGGAAAATATTGCTATATGCTCCGCTTTCACTCTTTCTGCATCTATCTCCATGTACGAATCCTTTGATGTCAATCAAAAAGGTTCGCGTCACACTTATTTTTCTCAATGTTAAACCCTATCGAAAATACAACCAGATAATCTGGCTTGGTCCGGTGTAATTGCAGTCAGTCTGTTGGTTGActagattaaatgttttttttttaaatatgatgaAAATTGACTCAGCTCCATTTGGTGTTCCCAGCCTCCAGGTTTTCCTCTATCCGTGGAAGAGCAGAACCCCTCGTGACCATAAGAATTTCTAAAAACGGACAAGTCGGAGTTGAAACCCGTGTTGCAAATTAGCTAACGCTAACTATCTAGTAAGTATAGCAGCAATAGTACAGCATAAACCaggttattttcttattttgatTAGCTATAGCAATTGAATTAGTTTCCTAACCAATGAGTGCCAAAATTTGCTGGAGATGCAATTAGCTTACAAGCTATCCAGGATACAGTAACAAGCTAGCCGCTAACTTCAGGGAGGTGGAAACGGAACGCTATATCCAGAAAACTAGAAACGTGTCTATCAAAATACGTTTTCCTTCAGCTAAGGAAAGGGGTATCTAATGCTTAAAAATCGTCAGACAGAAGTTACAATTGTCAACGTTAGCTAGTTTGATCTGTAATCTCGGCCGTTGGCTGGATAGCAAGCGCTATCTAGCAACAAAAAGAGCTCTTTCTATGGAAAACTTTGCTTCGGTTGCTCCGATAATGCTGAAAGTAATTCCAAAAACAATCAGAAAAACACACTTCCCAACGACTCTCAATTGTGACCTGTAGAATATGTATAATGAAGTCCTGGAAGATTTAAGGAAGCCTTTCCAATGTTACTTGAAAATCTTCTTCGGGGTTGCAAATATCCACaaaacttagctagctaacggaAAGCAGCTTTCATTGACTCCATGTTTCCACACAAATCAGGCGATTTTAGTTGTTTCTCGGCAGAATTCCCTTGGATGCCTAACAATGCTATGCTAACAAGACAACTAGCAAGTAAACTAGTCCTCTCCTTATTTACAAGAACAACAAAATGCGATATCAGTTTAGAAGAATGCGATCATTACAATGTGTTTCCAATCCAAATATGTTACTGAGGAGAAAATAAATGACTTAGCGACTTGTATTTCCCAAAATTGCAGGATAAAACGACGCAATCGCCCTGACCAACACTGAACAGCTCCCAATTTTTTGCGGCCGTCTACTTCCGCCGGGAGGAAAAATGCCCTTGCAAGAGACctataataatgataaaaatgTTGGGATAATTTGGTCTTGTTTGATGTCCAGAATAAATATATTACTATAGCCCGAAATGTATAATAGACTAAAACTATAGCTTGATTGTCTGTGAAACAAACTAATCGCTGTTATAAAGTAGCCTACCATTGGCTTAATGATTATCACTTCGTACACCATCTATACCTCGCAATGTATGTACTTAGGTTATGCACGTACTGAGATTTGAGAACATCTGACACTCCAAAATCTAATTATCAGATTTATCACGGGGAAAGTGGTCTGATGGAATTACTACACAGTTTATTAGACCTGTTGTGTtcctgcaaaaaataaataaaaacaagcgTGTCGTAACACGTATGCTAATCTTGACACTTCTTGgttcagattatttttttgtgaGTTAGGATTTTAGCATTTAGCAGTAGTGTGTTAGAAGATTAGTGGTTTAGCGTtctaatacagtacagtattgaCGATTAAGTAAGAATTGACGATTTACAAATGCCATCATGTGGACAATTTGAATACTTCAAGTATAGAACACTCGGCTTAGCCGGTGGAAAAATAGGAAGCGAAGGAGAATTAAAAATCTTTCCTAATATCATTCATTTGGGGGCAAGAGGTGTTTTTGTAGTGCGGGCAAAGTGTAAAATTGACACTTTCTTTGCTATTTTGATACATAgtcattaatacatttgatacattatacatttctaAGAACTGTCTTGGGCTATAGTGTTGCTAACAATTGTCTGTGTTAAAAAAATTGTCTGTGTCTTGTATGACCCCATTTCTTCCGGatctttcatttttttgtgtgtataacTGTAATATCAGCATCATCAAGAGTAGGTGGTAGCGCTCAGCCAACCTGcttaaattaacattttgtgCCGATACTGTACAACAGGAGATCATCATTGGACTAGATTTTCTAGTGAAatcaatacaaataaacacaacataaaaGAGAAACAGTCATACATTGACAATATATAGGGATGCATACAAATGGATTTTGTGCTCAGCTGGTGCTTTTATCAGACATAGCTCCTTGGTTAGTTAGTATTCTGAAGGAGAAAGGTGTGAATAAAGTTTGCAAAAAGTGAATGACAGCCAAAAGTGAGTTTGAGAATGACCAGTGTCAGGCATCTACCAGAGTTTATGGTCCGGTTGAAATAACAAATGTTGAGAAAAGAGCTGAGATAGAGGGGGATTCGCCCTCAATAACTCTCAGAAGTACTCACCCCCTTGTACTTTACCACATATTATTGTGTTACAATATGAAATCAAAACAGGAGCTAATTAGGAATTTTTGcgactgatcaacacaaaaacatccATAATGtcacaatgacaaataaaatatattaattgttctaaattattacaaatacaaaacagaaaaataagagTGGAGGAGAAATTTTAAGTAACTTTGAGTTACCCACTGATACTGAATAAAATTCACAACATTTGTAGCTATTATCCAGTTATAATCCATCTACGTTATTATCTGTTTTTTACTGTCATTAATTATGCATTCAATTTAATGATTGGCTGCAATGCTTGAGgctattacattttcataagcCTAGCGAAGCGTCTCTCTCTAGATTAATTAGACATTGTTGAAATCAACACCTGTCGTTAATTATCCAAACACGTAGCGGTATCCACAAATTTTGAGAGAAAGGCAGCTAGTTCAACAGCTCATGGTTGCACTCTGTGGATCACAGATCTCAAACATTTGATCATTAGTCATTTGGGAATCCTTGGTAATAAGCTAGCCACCATAGCACTTATGGCTACATAATGTTGTATAGGACAAGGCTACAATATTTTGAAGTCTTACATGCAATGTAGGGTCCCGGTGGTTGGGCATGGCACTAACAATGCcagtgttgtgggtttgattcccatggggtgCCAGTATGATAATGTATGTGCTTaatactgtaagttgctctgatTAAGTATGTAAATGTTACCTAATATCTCTTTAAAATGGTattgaacaaaaacatatttccacagtaaaaaaaagttaagTGTTTAAAGTGAACAAAACTCCTTATGCAATAAACATACTAGGATGCAAACGTTTAGAAATATTTTACTGGATATTACATAAGATCAGTGTTCATGGTAtttaatcaacacacaacaaaatatacattacattttaacatgTATAAATTCACAAAGGCACACTTGTATTATTCTCCCTTATCATTGACACAAAGGTGGTAAATGTCAAAATACAATTCCACATATCCAATTGAAAAATGTCCTACAAAAGTAGTGAGTTTTATAAATGAAATCATACAATATTGAAAAATGTGACCTAGCGTGGTTGAACATTAAGCAATAGAGTGCACAAACATTTAGCACAAATCATTGTTTACCTATTGGTATCTTTAACTAATTTACAGTACAAAGACCAATGCACACCTAATCTACCTGTGGAATGCCACTTAAAAGAAAGTTATATTATGTTCCACACGTGTTGCTGATTGTTATTGTTTGTAGCTGTGAGCTGAAATGAAAAAGTCTTGGTGCATAGCATTGCTGTACACTACACTAAATGGAACCCAGTCATTTTAAGACACATAGAAGTTTTCTGAGTTTTATGTTATGTCATGAACTCCATAAGTAACACAATACACAAGACTGCAATTTTAGCAATTCTTCATAAGCgtcattgtaaaaacaaaatggaatgGACATGGGACATTCAATGGAATATTTTAAATAGCTTCTAAGCAGAAAGACACTGGCAAGACTGTCTACCGTTAGTAGGCTGAGAGTAATTAGCACCTCTACATAGTGTTCGCATATGATAGAAAGCCCATGTTGCCAATACAAGGACTACAGAGTTTAAAATTAAACAACacataaaatatttagaaaagtaGAATTTCTGCAGGAAAACTATTGCATACTATAACAAAATACTGCATCAGTAAGAAAACACTAATTTCCGATTTAATTTCATTACCTGAAAAAGAACATAGCCCAACCTTTGATGATTAGAGAATGGATGAAGGGAATCAATGGATGCATATTAAAAGTGTCAGTTTCCAAATAGATAAAAAGTAAGAAGAACACACTATTAGGTTGCAGTTCATTGCAGTAAGCTTGTGAAATACTGTGCATCTGTTCGTATTGGCAGTTTGGTTTCAAAGACAAAACATGTCTCAACAATTGTTTTGCTATACAGTTGTACATTTTCCAAGATGCTTTTGCAACATTTTTTCTTGcccttgtttaaaaaaaaacaaaaaaactgtcagCTGAATACCAAAGACTATTCCCCATGTTACATGGCCTTACGAAAGGGAAGATGTGGACCTGTTGCTTACAGTATGCACAATCATTTGTTAAGGAGGTCCATTAGTATAAACACTGGATGTTTCTGTTAATCTTCAGAAAATAAGTccttctgtcagtctgtttttcCATCATCTTCTTTAACTGCTGCCAATCTACGTTGGTCTCTCAAGCGTCTGTATTTGGACTGACTCTTGCGGTAGGCAAAACGGCCAATGTCCACCATGAACACCCAGGACAGCACGTACATGGCAACTCCCCCACACTTGATAATAAACCTAGGCCGCGGAGAGATGAGCTCACAGCACAACATAGTCCCTCCAACTACTATGCGCATGAACACAAATAGCACTACAAACAGGACGTCCACTGCTTCCCCGGCCAGGCTGTCATAGCGGCCCATTTGTCTCAGGAACCAGCGAGCTTGCAGCAGGGGGTTGGTGATCTCGCTGGCAAACAGCACGGCACATGACTCGATGCCCGACTCCCCCAAGCTCAGGGTCAGCAAGATACCCAAGATGCTCATGGTGTGGTGTGCCAGCATTACCGGGCCCTCCGTGCGGAAATACACACACCAGCCCATGTCGAAGATGAAGTAGCCCAGGCTGATGACCAAAGCGATAATCTGAAGGGGAGTATTTTTTGTGCCTGGGAACAAGATCACAGTGCTGATGTAAAACACTTTTCATGTCAAGTTACACTGTGACTTAACCATCAAATTATACtgcattagaaaaaaaacatgttgctcCCTTGTAAATGCTTCCACCTTCACAGAGTGGTGGTATTGTAACACActcaacaaatacaaatacaaagttGTTTTTCGGTGCAATAAGGTGGCAAGAATCTTACCTGGATGTGTGAAGGGCCAAGGCCCGTCCACCCAACCTATGTATGCTGTTATACAGACAGCCAGAATGCCATGGAGCAGTGTGACCAGTCTGCAGTTCCACTCAGAGCCACGGCTGCCATTGGTGTTACACAGTAGGGAGTACAGAGTGATCCAGCCTGTTAGGCAGAGGGCCACGCCAAGAGCTATTGATGTCATCCCTTAGCTAcattgacaaaacaaaaatgagatcacataaaatcaaatatacaaaATCATAGGGTTGTATTGCACTTCATATTTTAACCTCAACAGTATCAGCCTTGCTGAAAATGTATAAGCATGTCCAATAACACAAGCCTGCGTAACATCTGTAAAAGGCAGCCTGATTGCGATGTGAAAACACATTACCTTCCATTGAACCCCTGTTATAATCCAAAGTGACTGATGAACCGTGTATGTGTGAGCTGCTGTTGTAGTCTGGCCAGTCTGAGGGGTTAGCATCTGGTGAAGGGGACATCTTATGCTCAGTTGTATTGGGAAATTAGATCATGATACACCCTTGTTTGTAACCGGAGATTTCATGCTAACACACTTCAGGGAGTTTCAAAACTAgtccagaaataattgtgtCTGGGTCAGTGGGGTTGCAGACATCAAACCACCCAAAAAGTCAATCTGAAGTATTGGGCCACCaaaatttaaatagaaaaattGTTTCATAATTTGAATTGTCCCTTGACATTCAGTGaagaaaacattgaaataatatATCTTTtgagaaattttttttttctctctgtggcCTTCAATGAATGTGTACTATTTTGCAAATAATCCATACACtttgacatttgtaaaatatgtgaCCTCTTTTATTGAGAATGTTGCCTTTACAAAGACAGGTATGATCCCTGATTAGATTCACAATATTATTTGCATACCTCTACGCTCAACCCTGTCACAACAACACTTCTCTTCACTGTGAATTTATCTCACAGGAAGTGACATCATAAAGATCTTTAGAACGACATGGCGCAACGACAAACACATTGTGGGTGACTGATCCACACATAATAAGCGTCTATTGAAGATGCACGGTGGTTTGTACACAAGTCGGCAGTGGCCTGCAGTACGTTTTCTCTCCTCGAACACGGCCACAttcttttatttcatgacaataACATAATGGGGAGCGACGAAAAACGTGTACGCTTCTGGAGTTTGCTAGAAGTAATGGTACTTGGATTCTATGGCGAGAGGAAACTAAAATAGAGCTCTTTGGCCACATACCATCAGTGGGTTTGGCAGTGGGTTTGGTATTAGAAGGATATACTTTGTATGAGGAAAATAACCTTATACCTACTGTGAAATATGGGGATGGATCTTTCATTAAATGGGTGTGTTTTGCTTGAACTGGGCATTGGGCTCTTGTTAAGGTCAATGGCATCATGAACTCTACCATGTACAAGTACATTTGAGCCAAAAACCTGGCTGACCTACAAAGATCCACAGACAGGGTCTTCTATCAAGTCATTGACTTCAAGCACGCCACAAAATATACACGAAATGGCTAATTGACCATAAAATGAACGTTTTCCATTTGCCTCGAGACTTGCATCCCAATGGAAACCTCTGGTTTGACGTAAAAAGGGCAATCCATAAAATATGGCATATTGGCAATGTAACACAAACCCATGAGATGCCCTATTGTTATTTATAATAGCCGGTCACCCACACAATTATAACAGAAAAAGTGGTGCTATGTTATACCAGTGGAATATGGtttaatataccacagctttaaGCCAATCAGCATTACGGATAtgaaccacctggtttataatcATGAAGTTCACCTGGGATCTTACTGTGTGAAGGCCAAAGTACTGAACATGTACGAATTCAACATCCTGCCAATGACAAACAGTCATTGTGGCTAACTATAGTACACTCAGAAATGCATGTTCTACTAAGACATTTTAGGATGTCAGGTTAAGTTGGTgtgtttggcaactcaaaagGTTTTTAAGTTGATAATTCAAATCTGGACCTCCTACTGGGTCACAGTGACACATAAGTAATGACTACAAAATCCTTTAAACTGTATGGAGAGTGCAAAAGGTTTGAATAATGGACTTTACAGTGGGATGGCAAGATTGGGAACCCATCCTCTGGGGTGTAAACAGGTAGGCCAAGTATTTTCATATGTCCAGTAGCTGTTAAGATACTAGCAGGTAGCATATAGAGGACAGAACATGATAAACAGTCAAAAGGTGGTTGGATTTAATCCTCGAACCGGTCAAATGAAAAAACTGTTGTTCAGTCCCTAAGCATGTCACTTGAATTGCACCTAGGAcattgctgtaaataaaaatatgttcttagtcaacttacctggtatTCTTTTTAACAAAAAGGTGTAGAGTAAGGCTGTAATGAAAGCGCTATAATAGCGTTTCAATGTTTTGTATAGAAAAAAGTTATATTAGTCACACAATGTTTTTATGATTCTTGTTCAAGATGACCTGCAATGTCCAATAAGGATAACtaataaatgttaataatatattctatttttatttgtttttattatatggAAATGTAGGGTATTATTCTTCAAATCTTCAACCTTTTACCTGTCTCACCTCCGATTGTCATGATAACCTTTGCAGATGCTTATTACTTATGTTATGAAATatgaacttaatatttgctaATATCAGTCTGACATTTTTAAAGCAATCATAAGAatggacattttatttcctaAAGTGAAACCAGAATTTTAACGAACAATGTTGAGGCTGTATGTAGTGCTTTAACCGACCTTTAAATAGATTCTTATTTTCTTGAATAGGCTAAAAGACAATTATAACTAAATCAACGTTGGTATGGAAAGTAAGTTGCCTCAACTTTTACTAGGATTTAGTCAAGGTGGATCAGCACACTTCATCTCAATGGGTGTGGCTTCTCCATCCGAACTGATAAGATAACACAAGCCATGTGAAGGGAGCAGGAATTGTGATGCTAAATGCTAGTCATATAATGGAAAGAGAAAATATACTGGAAAGGCAGTTTCTGcaatttttacaaataataatatttaagcTAAAACACATTAGCGGATACACATTAATCCGGGCGACCCATGTCTGGAATagacataaaataattttgataaTGCTTGCGAAAAGCTATCGAATGTTGACGACCAACACCAAGAGaaatactgtagctagctattaCTAACTAAACATAGCTGAATCACCTTATTTATGCGCCATGTTCATGTCGGTGATATCCCGTCTTCAGTCGCACTGAGGCACGCATAGTCCAACGGTTGACAAACAGTCCCTTCATCTTTGATTATTTGTGTCCATGTTACTCAGCTCTAAAACAAATAGCGGCTCCAACATCAAATCTCAACAGCCAAACCTTGCTGGGTCAGCAACTAGTGCTGCATACATTGCTAAGCAGACCAACCTAAACGAAATTCGTACATTAGTTTTCCAACCCTAAATAGCTAGATTGATATAATAGAAAAAATACTTTTGCTAACCTGATTCCGTATGTAGGAGTAGTTTGACCGTCTGTGTCTGATCGGATAATAATTATCCGGGGCATGGATTTGGCGCCATCCACTGGTGTTAATGCGTATCAGTAAATGGAGATGAAAGGCCTTATGTATTTTTTCTCACTGGTTCAGCTACCGGTTTCCCAAAATGTACTGTAAGGCTAATTAATCATTATACTCTTTGATGCAGCTTCGTTAAATATTCGAGCTGTTTCCCAAAGCCACTGTTTCTAAGTCGCAATGGGGAAACGCCACGAGACCGCTGTAGAACATACCCTTAGCTTTCTGCCCTTTTCGAGTCACTTCACACAAAACTATATAAACCTAACATTTaatcaaaaaactaaaacacaacTTCCCTGTCTTTGCAATTGTTTCAAACAAGCAAGggataataacattttaaatcacaaaattTAAAACGTCATTAGTAAAATTGGGGGCACAGGGGTCATGACCCTCCAATATAACAGATAAGGCAATGTGACacccctggaaaagagtgaaaatcctggaatagattgaccctgaccccccaatataaaatacaaacctACACTGTTGCTAAAATAGCTTGCAGACTTTTGTAGTCTAGGGCTAGGCCAGTGGTTCTCGAAGCATGAGTAATAGGACCATAAACTGttaaaattaacatgagggaCTCCTACAGGTGTATTCTAGGCAGTGAAAAATTCTGTTGGTTTGGGAAAAAAGTTTGGGAATCACAGGTCTAGGCctatataatttaatatttatatacatttcatatataccgatcagccataagtTTATGATGTggttcaaggaaggaaaagcggtgaaccgtcaacagggtcatgggcagccaagtctcattgatgcacgtggggagtgaaggctggcccatgtggtctgatccaacagacgagctactgtagctcatattgctgaaaaaggtaatgctggtactgattgaAAGTTGTAAGAACACAGTgtatcgcagtttgttgtgtatggggatTCGTAGCCACAGATCAGTCAGGGCGCCCATGCATACtgccctgtccactgccgaaagcgcctacaacgggcacgtgagcatcagaactggaccacggagcaatggaagaaggtggcctggtctgatgagtcacatttccttttagatgacgtggatggccgggtgtgtgtgcgtcgcttacctggagaacacactgCCCCAGggtgcattatgggaaggaggcaggcTAAccgaggcagtgtgatgctttgggcaatgttctgctggaaaaccttgactcctgccattcatgtggatgttactttgacacgtaccatctacataagcattgttgcagaccatgtgcaccctttcatggcaacggtataccctgatggcactggcctttTTGAGCAGGATGaagtgccctgccacaaagcaaaaatggttaagggattgtttgaggaacacagcaaCAAGCTAAAGGtcttgacttggcctccaaattccccagatgtcAATCCAAtccagcatctgtgggatgtgctgggaAAAAATTTACAGGacataaaggatctgctgcctcgtcttggtgccagataccacagcacaccttcagaggtctggtggagtccatgcctcgacaggtcagggctgttttggtggcgaaagggggacctacacaatattaggtaggtggtcataatgttatggctgatcggtgtattccTAAATGATTCATTGTATGACCATCTTACAGCAATTCCATAACATTTGGCAGAAGTGGGAAGGCAATGTTCCGAAGACACATTTAGTTTGTTCGCTCCAATGGTCATTTGTTTTTGGTCTGGATCTCTGTGTAGAGGACCGAATAAATGTTCATAAAGCAAGCACTTTTGTATATTTTGCAGTGTTCCAATCTGGATTTAATGTATTTTCGTATTTTTCACAATAGCACTGTGTGAAGAGCACAATATGTCAAATCTTGATTTAGTGCATAACTATTATTTATAGGGTGAGCACTAGAATATACACTAGAGCACTAGAAATATTGGAgccacaacaaaaaaatatttctagaAGCTGATCCATCCATAAACCAAGTGAATCTCAGTGAGACAGGACTGCTCTGATTAACAGGAGCCTGATGTAAGGCTAAACATTATTGGATGGTTTCACAGACCCAGATTAAGTCTGGTCCTGGACTAAAAATATCTAACTCAAAGGCAATCTCCactgagcttgatttttttagCCCAGGGCTAGGTTTAATCTGTGCTCACAAAACGTGAGatgtttcaaaaacattgcTTGCTCCTGTGATACAAACATAGCACTTTGCCATTTTGATGCAAATTTGATTAATTTTGAAGCCTTTTGACACCCTACCATCAGACCATGAGTATTTGGGCAGAACTGTCTGAGGACAATATAAGAAATTATAACTTGCTGTGTCAAGGTAGGTATAAGTACATTTCCCATCACACTGAATAAACCCACATACAAAAATTCAGTGCAAAGATGTGCCTTTATTGAAGCCTTTTAGACAAAATATACTTTGGAATTGTAAATTACTTCATTTTTCTGTGGTATTGTTCTTGGCAAACTTACACAACTGTTTCttagaaaaataattaagaaTTTATACTAGTTTCACATAGCAAAAATATCAGTTTTAAGGCACATAGGTTACCATAGAATGGCCAGTttgatttatttcttttttgttgtttttcttttctttcttttttgtttgttttttcttttacaaaaaaaaatgacatttggtTTGTCAGTCAG
The sequence above is a segment of the Esox lucius isolate fEsoLuc1 chromosome 1, fEsoLuc1.pri, whole genome shotgun sequence genome. Coding sequences within it:
- the tlcd5a gene encoding TLC domain-containing protein 5a; the protein is MTSIALGVALCLTGWITLYSLLCNTNGSRGSEWNCRLVTLLHGILAVCITAYIGWVDGPWPFTHPGTKNTPLQIIALVISLGYFIFDMGWCVYFRTEGPVMLAHHTMSILGILLTLSLGESGIESCAVLFASEITNPLLQARWFLRQMGRYDSLAGEAVDVLFVVLFVFMRIVVGGTMLCCELISPRPRFIIKCGGVAMYVLSWVFMVDIGRFAYRKSQSKYRRLRDQRRLAAVKEDDGKTD